A DNA window from Trichosurus vulpecula isolate mTriVul1 chromosome 2, mTriVul1.pri, whole genome shotgun sequence contains the following coding sequences:
- the LOC118835688 gene encoding ATP synthase membrane subunit DAPIT, mitochondrial-like: MAGPESDSQYHFTGLKKYLNSYTLNGRKNYVLATYGGIALFILYFKTRSKKTPAVKAT; this comes from the coding sequence ATGGCAGGTCCAGAATCTGACAGTCAGTATCATTTCACTGGTTTGAAGAAATACCTCAATTCATACACCCTTAATGGCAGAAAGAACTATGTACTGGCCACTTATGGAGGAATTGCTTTGTTCATACTTTACTTCAAGACAAGGTCTAAAAAAACTCCAGCTGTGAAAGCAACATAA